From Montipora capricornis isolate CH-2021 unplaced genomic scaffold, ASM3666992v2 scaffold_507, whole genome shotgun sequence, a single genomic window includes:
- the LOC138036868 gene encoding uncharacterized protein: protein MCYHLYADDTQMYVSFATNDDNSLNSSITRIENCISDINLWMTANNLKLNKSKTDLIYLYSRHNPQTSLPSIHFGNDSIIPTEAVRNVGAIFDSTLSMVPQVNSLCKTASYHLRNIARIRHLLSIESTEILVHAFVFSKLDYCNALLYGLPQCVIKKLQLVQNSAARLITCSRKYDHTTPLLMQLHWLPITQRIWFKVLLLTFKTIHKLSPVYLQELISKCSPSRKLRSSDAMLLERRSYNLKTYGSRPFRSGSTGTKEQAAEGNKVM from the coding sequence ATGTGTTACCATCTCTACGCAGATGATACCCAAATGTATGTCTCTTTTGCAACTAATGATGACAATTCTCTGAACAGTTCCATCACTAGAATTGAAAACTGTATATCTGACATTAATTTATGGATGACTGCTAATAACCTTAAATTAAACAAGAGCAAAACTGACCTGATTTATCTTTATTCAAGACATAATCCACAGACCTCTTTACCCAGCATCCACTTTGGAAATGATAGTATCATCCCTACAGAAGCCGTTCGTAATGTTGGAGCTATATTTGATTCTACTTTAAGCATGGTTCCTCAAGTAAATTCCTTATGTAAAACAGCATCCTATCACCTGAGAAACATTGCTCGTATTCGACATCTTCTATCTATAGAGTCAACTGAAATACTTGTACATGCTTTTGTCTTTTCAAAACTGGATTACTGTAATGCCCTTCTCTATGGTCTTCCTCAATGTGTTATCAAAAAACTGCAATTGGTTCAAAACTCCGCTGCTAGACTGATTACCTGCTCCAGGAAATATGACCATACTACTCCTCTCCTTATGCAATTGCACTGGCTGCCTATCACTCAACGAATCTGGTTTAAGGTACTTCTCCTTACTTTCAAGACTATTCACAAGTTATCACCTGTCTATCTACAAGAACTTATCTCCAAATGCAGCCCATCTCGCAAGCTCCGATCCTCTGATGCTATGTTACTTGAACGCCGTTCTTACAATCTCAAGACCTATGGCTCAAGACCGTTTAGAAGTGGCAGCACCGGAACTAAGGAACAAGCTGCCGAGGGAAATAAAGTTATGTGA